Genomic segment of Nitrospirota bacterium:
TATCTCCTCTTCCCTCATGAATTTTTTATAAAGCACCTCCCATTCAGGAGAGCCCTCAGGGAGCTTTCGAGAGAAGGACTCAAGTTTTCGCCTCACTAACTTATCCATATCCTCGCCTATTTTTAGCTCAGAGGCTATTACATGC
This window contains:
- a CDS encoding DUF507 family protein; translated protein: MLKAEKVTHLSHVLLKGLLDKNLITLKDEEGNVRRAIKHVIASELKIGEDMDKLVRRKLESFSRKLPEGSPEWEVLYKKFMREEEIKKGR